From the genome of Simkania negevensis Z:
CCTCCGATAACTTGATCTAAATCCGGATAACCAGTTGAAATTCCATCTACATAAGGTTTATTGTGCTTCCTGAAATAGTCTCTTCTCTTTTCAAGGGCTTTTAAGTATTCCCCTCTTTCACTTCCCTTACTTATTTCAAAAAAGGAGTTGGCTTCTGACGGTGAAAGGTGCTTGGAGATTTTTTGAAACCTTTGGGTGAATAGGTCTAGAAAACTTGGGACATCTTGAATAGTTCCTATTTCGGCCCCAACCTTGTTTACTTCTTCAATGATTTGACGTTTTGCCCAATTGTTTTTGACTATTTGTACGTAGCTTTCAAGGTGTATGGGTGATGGAGCTGACTGCGCTAGCTGAAAGAGATAATCTATTCCTCCAACGCTATCAAGTTGTTTTGATCCTTTCATTTCTTCAATGAGAAGCTGAAGTTCTGCGGGTTTTAGTTTTTGTTCAAGCATCTGAAGAGCTTGAAAAACAGCCCTATTTTCAGAAAAATAGAAGTAGGCTTGGCTTAGAAGGTCACAACCGAGTTTTCGATCTTCTACGCTATTGACCATCCGCCCCAAAAGCAACTGTTCTGCTTCTTGGGAAGCAACACTAACTAAATTTTCCATCACACGATAAAGATAGGTTTTTTATTGGAAGGATACATTGATGGTAATGAGAAGTCAATCTTCAGATTGAAATGGATGCCGAGAACTTGTTAGTCTCTAGTAATTAGTGATTAATGCAAATGTACAACTGTTATACATTCACTTGGTGAGAGTCAGCAAAATAAGACGTTGCTTGAACAATTTAATTCTGATAAATTAGGGTGTTGAAGAGAAACAAGAGATAGTTACAGGTCATAAATGAAAGACAAGAAAGCTATGAAAACGATTACATTTTGTTCGTTTAAAGGCGGGACATCCAAAACGTCTACTGCTCTTAATTTGGGGGCGTGTTTGGCAAAATTCCACGAAAAAAAAATCCTATTATTAGACTTTGATCCACAAGCAAACCTCTCTGTTGGTTTAGGAATTGGGGCTGATCGACTGGAAACTATGGTTCCCGTTTTGCAAAGACAAGTTGATATCCAATCAGTAATTGTTGATACATCGGTTCCTAATCTCACATTGATCCCTTCAAATGCTTATCTAGATGGAATTGACAGGAAGCACCCACTCGTAAATGATCAATATGCTCATGAGCGCGTTAGAAAGGAGTTAAGCAAGATCGAAGAAGAGTATGATTTTTGTTTCATAGATACTCCGCCCTCGCTTGGATGGTTGACTCAATCGGCTTTCTATGCGTCTGATTATTCGATTGTTTGTGCTATACCTGAGGCATACAGCATTATCGCTCTAGAAAGACTGAAAGAGTTCTTTGAGGCAATTAATGAAAATCATCGTATAGATGTATTAGGTGTTCTTTTAACTTTTTGGAACGATAAGGGAGCTATCAACGATGAGCTGTTGGGTTCAATCGAAGAATCGTTTCCACAAAAAATCTTAAAGTCGAAAGTTAGAAGAGACATCGCTGTTTCCAGAGCTGTTTTTGAAGGGGTGCCGGTAGAAGATTTCGATCCAACTTCTAGAGCTGCGAATGATTATAAAGTTCTGGCTGAAGAGTTCCTGGATAGATTGTCTAAGGTCGATTTAAAAGCGGAGGAGAAAGTTAATGTCTAAAAAACTTAAATTTTCTAACCCAGCCATGAAGAAGAGTGGAGCTGCATCTAGCAAAAAAGAACAGTTCAATTTAGCTGCGAATGTAAACAGCTTTAATGCAATTTTTGACTTACAAAAACTTGATTCTGCAGAAGAACAGAGGATTCATGAGATTCTTGAGAAAAACTGGATTCCAGATAATTTATCTCAAGATGAAATGGAAAAAAATTTCGGATTATTGAAGACGATTACATCTGAGATTAAGTCCATTTCAAGGCAGGGAGCCATTTTGATTGGAGAGAGGGTCGTTCGAGCAAGAGAGCTTTTAAAGCCATTTCGAGATGGTACTTTCACTCTGTGGCTTGAGTCTACATTTGGAAGTCGTCAGAGTGGTTATAATATGCTGTCTTACTATGAATTTTTTGTTGCACTCCCTTCAGAGGACTTAAAAAGTAAGTATAAAAAAATGGCTCAAAGAGCAGCATATCAACTTGCAAGTCGGAAAGGGGA
Proteins encoded in this window:
- a CDS encoding ParA family protein; its protein translation is MKDKKAMKTITFCSFKGGTSKTSTALNLGACLAKFHEKKILLLDFDPQANLSVGLGIGADRLETMVPVLQRQVDIQSVIVDTSVPNLTLIPSNAYLDGIDRKHPLVNDQYAHERVRKELSKIEEEYDFCFIDTPPSLGWLTQSAFYASDYSIVCAIPEAYSIIALERLKEFFEAINENHRIDVLGVLLTFWNDKGAINDELLGSIEESFPQKILKSKVRRDIAVSRAVFEGVPVEDFDPTSRAANDYKVLAEEFLDRLSKVDLKAEEKVNV
- a CDS encoding CT583 family protein, whose translation is MSKKLKFSNPAMKKSGAASSKKEQFNLAANVNSFNAIFDLQKLDSAEEQRIHEILEKNWIPDNLSQDEMEKNFGLLKTITSEIKSISRQGAILIGERVVRARELLKPFRDGTFTLWLESTFGSRQSGYNMLSYYEFFVALPSEDLKSKYKKMAQRAAYQLASRKGDIQKKFTIIDQHYGLKSSEIIGILQREFSTRDLRSRKTVDGLINRLLETVDHLVKRRKELSAEDLKDIKYANGRLQEILKR